One window of Rhinoderma darwinii isolate aRhiDar2 chromosome 5 unlocalized genomic scaffold, aRhiDar2.hap1 SUPER_5_unloc_3, whole genome shotgun sequence genomic DNA carries:
- the CHPF2 gene encoding chondroitin sulfate glucuronyltransferase isoform X2, with product MEVVSHGDERPVWVMYHTLRYIEAHLLSTHDWFYVSQDDTYTNGFHLQELVNHLSPGPAVYIGQPTEFIGGQESWRYCLGGSGYLLSRALLLSLGPHLDFCRSDILSSRPDEWLGRCLQDTLGIACVAEFQGLQFVSHDLPRNADVENIDQTLLGSTLSVHPVKDAMVMYKLQRKLSLIRLHRTYGRIQRLQSEIQNFSSFTPDGDAGLFWPVGVNPPFIPASRFELLTWEYFTEMHTFSCPDGSPKCPLQGVWLLDVQQVLEEALDQLNQRYLPWLHFRKRRLLNGYRRFDPTRGMEYSLDLLLEATTERGHVGVITKRLSLLRPLGVVEILPMPYVTEATRVQLVLPLLPSDTGHIAGFLDAFATNLLDPQENVALTVLLVYDMSSSGQEKDVYGEVRAMLTELERRYSFLRLELSGVRTELPSQVRLMEVVSKKHSMDTLFFLVSVWSEVTAEALNRCRMNAIGAWQVFSPVHYQEYSPDIARRGFSAPQSSDFLRDGHFDQLSSSEFCFYNSDFMRARSRMASEVQEDEDNGDTELLELFLRHSELHVFRALEPALVQRFSLKKCSTHLSSEGYHRCVLSSLEALGSRIHLAMTLFDQDQTNST from the exons ATGGAAGTGGTGTCCCATGGAGATGAGCGGCCAGTCTGGGTGATGTACCACACCTTGCGTTATATTGAGGCGCACCTTCTTTCCACACATGACTGGTTCTACGTCTCCCAGGATGACACCTACACCAACGGCTTCCACCTCCAAGAACTTGTCAATCATCTGAGCCCAGGCCCCGCCGTCTACATCGGCCAACCCACGGAGTTCATAGGAGGCCAGGAGAGCTGGAGATACTGTCTGGGGGGCTCTGGGTACCTTCTCTCCAGGGCCCTTCTCCTCAGTCTGGGGCCACATTTAGATTTCTGTCGCTCAGATATCTTGAGTTCCAGGCCAGATGAATGGTTGGGGCGCTGCCTGCAGGACACTCTGGGCATTGCATGTGTGGCAGAATTTCAG GGTCTGCAGTTTGTTTCCCATGATCTTCCCAGAAATGCAGATGTAGAGAATATAGATCAGACCCTGCTGGGTTCTACCCTCTCAGTTCATCCGGTGAAGGACGCTATGGTGATGTATAAGCTTCAGCGTAAACTCAGCCTGATCAGACTGCACAGGACATACGGCAGGATCCAGCGGCTCCAG AGTGAGATCCAGAATTTCTCGTCCTTCACACCAGACGGAGACGCAGGTCTCTTCTGGCCAGTTGGTGTTAATCCACCATTCATTCCAGCGTCTCGTTTTGAATTATTGACCTGGGAATATTTCACAGAGATGCACACGTTCTCCTGCCCTGATGGCTCCCCTAAGTGTCCTCTGCAAGGTGTGTGGCTGCTGGATGTTCAGCAGGTCCTGGAAGAAGCTCTGGATCAGCTCAATCAGCGCTACCTGCCATGGCTGCACTTCAGGAAGCGGCGGCTCCTCAATGGGTACAGGCGCTTTGATCCCACTAGGGGGATGGAGTACAGTCTGGACCTGTTGCTGGAAGCCACCACTGAGAGGGGCCATGTTGGGGTGATAACTAAGCGCCTCAGCCTTTTGCGCCCCCTGGGTGTGGTGGAGATTCTTCCTATGCCGTATGTGACAGAAGCCACAAGAGTCCAGCTAGTTTTACCTTTACTGCCTTCTGACACTGGCCATATTGCAGGTTTTCTTGATGCCTTTGCTACAAACCTCCTTGACCCTCAAGAGAATGTGGCCCTGACTGTATTACTCGTGTATGACATGAGCTCATCTGGGCAAGAGAAAGATGTGTACGGGGAGGTGCGCGCCATGTTGACAGAGCTGGAGAGGCGCTATTCATTCCTCCGCCTGGAACTGTCCGGTGTTCGCACAGAGTTACCGTCTCAGGTGCGGCTCATGGAGGTGGTGTCTAAAAAGCACTCAATGGACACGCTCTTCTTTCTTGTGAGTGTGTGGAGTGAGGTCACGGCGGAGGCGCTGAATCGATGTCGGATGAATGCCATCGGTGCTTGGCAGGTGTTTTCTCCCGTCCACTATCAGGAGTACAGCCCGGATATTGCACGTCGTGGCTTCTCCGCTCCCCAGTCTTCAGATTTCCTGCGTGATGGACACTTTGACCAACTCTCTTCCTCGGAATTCTGCTTCTATAATTCCGACTTCATGAGAGCCAGAAGCCGCATGGCATCGGAAGTGCAGGAGGACGAGGATAATGGGGACACGGAACTGCTGGAGCTGTTTCTGCGTCACTCTGAGCTCCATGTTTTTCGGGCACTGGAGCCAGCGCTGGTGCAGAGATTCTCACTAAAAAAATGCAGCACCCACCTTTCTAGTGAGGGCTATCACCGATGTGTACTCAGCAGTCTGGAAGCCCTGGGCTCCCGGATTCACCTTGCTATGACTCTGTTTGACCAAGACCAGACTAACAGCACATAG